The Marinilongibacter aquaticus genome has a window encoding:
- a CDS encoding molybdopterin-dependent oxidoreductase has protein sequence MEEKSKLDRIVEARLKLKARFEKKMAETASVADDRPLGSGEKNRHGMPKLPVGQTETIKWPILDLGYHPDIAKDRWRLTIDGEVENPVVLKWDEFMDLPQTEDHSDFHCVTTWSKFDMPWKGVRFMDLAALVMPKETATHVLCYGYDTYTTNLPIEEALKPDVLIAHTVYNEALPLEHGGPARMITPQLYAWKGSKWIKRIEFLNSNKRGFWEERGYSDTALPWRNDRYS, from the coding sequence ATGGAAGAAAAAAGCAAACTCGATCGAATTGTTGAAGCTCGGCTAAAGCTAAAAGCTCGCTTCGAAAAGAAAATGGCCGAAACCGCGTCGGTGGCCGATGATCGTCCTTTGGGCAGTGGCGAAAAAAACCGACACGGCATGCCCAAGCTGCCTGTGGGCCAAACCGAAACCATAAAATGGCCAATCCTCGATCTCGGTTACCATCCCGATATCGCCAAAGACCGTTGGCGGTTGACCATCGACGGCGAAGTGGAAAACCCCGTGGTTTTGAAATGGGATGAATTCATGGATTTGCCGCAAACCGAAGACCATTCCGATTTTCACTGCGTAACCACTTGGAGCAAGTTCGACATGCCTTGGAAGGGCGTGCGTTTCATGGATTTGGCTGCCCTTGTGATGCCCAAAGAAACCGCCACCCACGTGCTCTGCTACGGCTACGACACCTATACCACCAATCTGCCCATCGAGGAAGCCCTAAAACCCGATGTGCTGATCGCCCATACTGTGTACAATGAGGCTCTGCCTTTGGAGCACGGCGGGCCGGCCCGCATGATCACTCCGCAATTGTATGCCTGGAAAGGCAGCAAATGGATCAAACGAATTGAATTCCTGAACAGCAACAAAAGAGGTTTCTGGGAAGAGAGGGGATATTCAGACACTGCCTTACCTTGGCGAAACGACCGCTATTCATAA
- the purL gene encoding phosphoribosylformylglycinamidine synthase, giving the protein MIHFFGSLPSTVYAVQSENLFSAEDLGKLFWLLNSSDENSQTVYNKPDAELTGHFVGPRAAMLTPWSTNAVEITQNMGIEGIKRIEQFFISDANTAFDPMLSQRYQKLDQLIYTINIQPEPILEIEDVEAYNQQEGLALSEEEVGYLNELSNKLGRKLTDSEVFGFSQVNSEHCRHKIFNGQFIIDGKEMPSSLFKLIKKTSEANPNDIVSAYKDNVAFLKGPKVVQFAPKSADKPDYYEEKEFDSVISLKAETHNFPTTVEPFNGAATGSGGEIRDRLAGGIGSLPLAGTAVYMTAYSRLENERPWEKGMDARPWLYQTPIDILIKASNGASDFGNKFGQPLIAGSLLTFEHAENNKKLGFDKVIMMAGGIGYGKQEMAQKNSPHKGDQVVILGGENYRIGMGGAAVSSADTGEFGSGIELNAVQRSNPEMQKRAANAIRGLVESDHNPIVSIHDHGAGGHLNCLSELVEESGGKIDLDKLPVGDPTLSAKEIIGNESQERMGLVIGEKDIDTLRRIAERERSPMYNVGEVTGDHKFVFESSKTGQKPMDFALADMFGSSPKMVLQDSTQKESFAELTYDTAKIESYLEQLLQLEAVACKDWLTNKVDRCVGGRVAKQQCAGPLQLPLNNVAVMALDYKGKEGIATSIGHAPVAAVVDPEAASRLAIAESLSNIVWAPLKEGLKSVSLSANWMWAAKNKGEDARLYAAVKACSDFAIDLGINIPTGKDSLSMKQKYPNDEVLAPGTVIISAGASCSNIRQIVEPVLKINGGAIYYLNLSKDELKLGGSSFAQILNKVGSDVPDVKDAAYLKKAFNTVQGLIKEGKIAAGHDIGSGGLVTTLLELSFATVAVGAKYDLTALDEKDAAKVLFNENIGLVFQADASVEKACEEAGIQIQKIGEVVEGDTVEIRNFETQWTLNVPHLRDVWFKTSYLLDTRQSKNGTAEARYANYKHQPLTFSFPANFDGKVASRTQGVRPKAAVIREKGSNSEREMANAMYLAGFDVKDVHMTDLISGRETLEDVQFIGAVGGFSNSDVLGSAKGWAGAFLYNPKANEAIKKFFAREDTLSVGICNGCQLFMELELINPEHEVHGKLKHNDSFKHESGFTSVTVQENNSVMLGNLAGSTLGVWISHGEGKFDLPYAETQYNIVAKYGYGEYPANPNGSAFNTAMLCDASGRHLVMMPHIERSTFPWNWAHYPESRQDDEVSPWLQAFVNAREWVERVNAQ; this is encoded by the coding sequence ATGATTCATTTTTTCGGAAGCCTTCCTTCTACTGTCTATGCCGTTCAGTCTGAAAATCTATTTTCTGCCGAAGATCTTGGCAAGTTGTTCTGGTTGCTGAACAGCTCAGATGAAAATTCGCAAACGGTTTACAATAAGCCTGATGCAGAATTGACCGGGCATTTTGTGGGGCCGCGGGCAGCCATGCTTACACCTTGGAGTACCAATGCGGTGGAGATCACCCAAAATATGGGAATAGAAGGAATAAAGCGTATCGAGCAGTTTTTCATATCGGATGCGAATACCGCATTCGACCCGATGCTCTCGCAGCGTTACCAAAAATTGGATCAACTAATTTATACGATAAATATTCAGCCCGAACCGATTTTGGAAATTGAGGATGTGGAGGCCTACAATCAACAAGAAGGCTTGGCCTTGAGTGAGGAGGAAGTCGGCTATTTGAATGAACTTTCGAATAAACTGGGAAGAAAATTGACCGATTCGGAGGTATTTGGTTTTTCTCAAGTGAATTCTGAGCATTGTCGACACAAAATTTTCAATGGGCAGTTTATAATCGATGGAAAGGAAATGCCAAGTTCTCTTTTCAAGCTGATCAAGAAAACATCCGAGGCCAATCCGAATGACATTGTTTCGGCATATAAGGACAACGTGGCTTTTCTGAAAGGCCCCAAAGTGGTGCAGTTTGCTCCCAAATCGGCGGATAAACCGGATTACTATGAAGAAAAGGAATTTGATTCCGTGATTTCGCTCAAGGCCGAAACGCACAATTTTCCCACTACCGTCGAGCCTTTCAATGGAGCGGCTACGGGTTCTGGTGGTGAAATTCGGGATCGCTTGGCGGGAGGAATTGGCTCTTTGCCATTGGCAGGAACGGCCGTTTATATGACAGCCTATTCGCGGTTGGAAAATGAAAGACCGTGGGAAAAGGGCATGGATGCTCGCCCTTGGCTTTACCAAACGCCCATTGATATTCTCATCAAAGCTTCGAACGGAGCTTCTGATTTCGGGAATAAATTTGGTCAACCGCTAATCGCAGGCTCTTTGCTCACTTTCGAGCATGCCGAAAACAACAAGAAGTTGGGTTTTGATAAAGTGATTATGATGGCCGGCGGAATCGGATACGGGAAACAAGAAATGGCCCAGAAGAACAGTCCGCACAAAGGCGATCAAGTGGTTATTTTGGGTGGAGAGAATTACCGCATCGGTATGGGTGGTGCGGCCGTGTCTTCAGCCGATACCGGCGAATTTGGTTCGGGTATCGAACTGAATGCCGTGCAGCGATCAAACCCCGAGATGCAAAAGCGTGCGGCCAATGCCATTCGCGGCCTTGTGGAATCTGACCATAATCCGATTGTGTCGATTCACGACCACGGAGCGGGTGGGCACTTGAATTGCCTTTCCGAATTGGTAGAAGAAAGTGGCGGGAAAATTGATCTCGATAAATTGCCTGTGGGCGACCCAACTTTATCTGCAAAGGAAATCATCGGAAATGAGTCGCAAGAACGCATGGGGCTGGTGATTGGCGAGAAAGACATAGACACACTACGACGCATAGCCGAAAGGGAGCGTTCGCCGATGTACAATGTGGGTGAAGTGACAGGCGATCATAAATTCGTGTTCGAATCGAGCAAAACAGGGCAAAAACCTATGGATTTCGCCTTGGCGGATATGTTCGGTAGCTCTCCCAAAATGGTGCTTCAGGATAGCACGCAAAAGGAGAGTTTTGCAGAGCTCACCTACGATACTGCGAAAATCGAATCGTATTTGGAGCAATTGCTGCAATTGGAAGCAGTGGCTTGTAAAGATTGGTTGACAAATAAAGTGGACCGTTGCGTGGGCGGTCGCGTGGCCAAACAGCAATGTGCAGGCCCGCTGCAATTGCCCCTGAACAATGTGGCCGTAATGGCTTTGGATTATAAGGGAAAAGAGGGAATTGCCACCTCGATCGGTCATGCTCCAGTAGCTGCGGTTGTCGACCCTGAGGCGGCATCGAGACTGGCTATTGCAGAGTCGCTTTCGAATATTGTATGGGCTCCATTGAAAGAAGGCTTGAAGTCGGTTTCGCTTTCGGCAAACTGGATGTGGGCAGCAAAAAATAAAGGAGAGGATGCTCGGCTTTATGCGGCCGTTAAAGCCTGCTCTGATTTTGCAATCGACTTGGGAATCAATATTCCTACGGGGAAAGATTCACTTTCGATGAAGCAGAAATATCCGAATGATGAAGTTTTGGCTCCAGGTACGGTGATTATTTCGGCAGGTGCATCTTGTTCGAATATCCGCCAGATCGTAGAGCCGGTATTGAAAATAAATGGAGGGGCAATTTATTACTTGAACCTCAGCAAAGATGAATTGAAATTGGGTGGAAGTTCATTCGCCCAAATTTTGAATAAAGTGGGAAGCGATGTGCCCGACGTAAAAGACGCAGCCTATTTGAAAAAGGCCTTCAATACCGTGCAAGGCTTGATCAAAGAAGGCAAAATTGCTGCTGGACACGATATCGGTAGTGGAGGTTTAGTTACCACTTTGCTCGAGCTGTCTTTTGCCACAGTGGCTGTGGGGGCGAAGTACGATTTGACGGCTTTGGATGAAAAGGATGCGGCAAAAGTCTTGTTCAACGAAAACATAGGTTTGGTCTTTCAGGCAGACGCATCCGTGGAAAAGGCATGTGAAGAAGCAGGTATCCAAATTCAAAAAATTGGTGAGGTAGTGGAAGGCGACACGGTGGAAATTCGCAATTTCGAAACACAATGGACATTGAATGTACCTCATCTTCGCGATGTGTGGTTCAAAACTTCGTATTTGCTCGATACGCGACAGTCGAAAAATGGAACGGCAGAGGCACGTTATGCCAATTACAAACACCAACCGCTGACCTTTAGTTTTCCCGCAAATTTTGATGGAAAAGTGGCGAGCAGAACACAGGGTGTCCGGCCTAAAGCGGCTGTGATTCGCGAAAAAGGGAGCAATTCGGAACGCGAAATGGCAAACGCCATGTACCTAGCTGGCTTCGATGTGAAAGATGTGCACATGACCGACTTGATCAGTGGGCGGGAAACATTGGAAGATGTACAGTTTATTGGAGCTGTAGGCGGCTTTTCAAATTCGGATGTGCTCGGTTCGGCCAAAGGCTGGGCAGGGGCATTCTTGTACAATCCGAAAGCGAATGAGGCAATCAAGAAATTCTTTGCCCGCGAGGATACCCTTTCTGTTGGGATTTGCAACGGTTGTCAACTTTTTATGGAATTGGAATTGATCAATCCCGAGCACGAAGTGCACGGCAAATTGAAGCATAACGACTCATTCAAGCACGAAAGCGGCTTTACCTCGGTTACTGTTCAGGAAAACAACTCGGTGATGTTGGGCAATTTGGCCGGAAGCACCTTGGGTGTGTGGATTTCGCACGGTGAAGGAAAATTCGATTTGCCTTATGCCGAAACACAATACAACATCGTAGCCAAATATGGTTACGGAGAATATCCTGCAAACCCGAACGGTTCGGCATTCAATACGGCGATGTTGTGCGACGCCAGCGGAAGACATTTGGTGATGATGCCGCATATCGAGCGTTCCACATTCCCATGGAACTGGGCCCATTATCCAGAAAGCCGCCAAGACGACGAAGTGAGCCCGTGGTTGCAAGCTTTTGTAAACGCCCGCGAATGGGTAGAAAGAGTAAATGCACAATGA
- a CDS encoding LytR/AlgR family response regulator transcription factor, producing MFEPLKQPYPFFTAERTLPQLLGRSLLIGTFITFFLYVFQPFGIGNWKTEALFWYLSGFGLITALLHFAFKLLLKFSFVEKDWTVWKEILSTLLLLVAIAVGNHSYLRILIGAKYSVPNLGISLFYVLSIGVFPIVLEVMMTYARLVRKYKDGRVPNSPMPETDDLRLVAENGKDFFQLRAKDLLYISSADNYAEIVFNKEGALVKELFRSSLSRLEDQIENERIKRVHRSFIANLSRVDKVTGNAQGYQLHFGSADVRVPVSRSRSHLLD from the coding sequence GTGTTTGAGCCGCTGAAACAACCGTATCCGTTTTTTACAGCCGAACGGACCTTGCCGCAACTTTTGGGGCGGTCGCTGCTTATTGGGACGTTTATCACTTTTTTCTTGTATGTTTTTCAGCCCTTTGGCATTGGCAATTGGAAAACCGAGGCTTTGTTCTGGTACCTTTCTGGTTTTGGCCTGATCACCGCTTTGCTGCATTTTGCCTTCAAGTTGCTTTTGAAATTCAGTTTTGTAGAAAAGGATTGGACCGTTTGGAAAGAAATACTCTCCACGCTTTTGCTGCTCGTGGCCATTGCCGTAGGAAACCATTCGTACTTGCGTATATTGATCGGGGCGAAGTACAGTGTGCCCAACCTCGGGATTTCCTTGTTTTATGTGCTCAGCATTGGCGTTTTCCCCATTGTATTGGAGGTCATGATGACGTACGCCCGATTGGTGCGGAAATATAAAGATGGGCGGGTGCCAAACAGCCCAATGCCTGAAACGGATGACTTGCGACTTGTGGCCGAAAATGGTAAAGATTTTTTTCAGTTGAGGGCGAAGGATTTGCTCTATATTTCTTCGGCCGACAATTACGCTGAAATTGTATTTAACAAAGAAGGGGCTTTGGTGAAAGAATTGTTTCGCAGTAGCCTTTCGCGTTTGGAAGATCAAATCGAAAACGAACGAATCAAAAGGGTACATCGCTCATTCATTGCAAACCTTTCGCGAGTGGACAAAGTGACGGGGAATGCCCAAGGCTACCAATTGCATTTCGGCTCGGCCGATGTGCGTGTGCCTGTGTCCCGAAGCCGGTCGCACCTGTTGGATTAA
- a CDS encoding YebC/PmpR family DNA-binding transcriptional regulator, with amino-acid sequence MGRAFEFRKARKMKRWSSMAKTFTRIGKDIVIAVKEGGPDPSSNSRLRAVIQNAKAANMPKANVESAIKRASSKDQENYIEVVLEGYGLHGVAVLVECTTDNNNRTVANVRSYFNKTGGSLGTTGMLDFIFERKCVFKVVNKGTDLEELELELIDFGVDDVFLDDEHNQINIYGEFKAYGDVQKYLEENGFEIESSGFERIPLDTKTLSETDAEDIDKLLEKLEEDEDVQNVYHNMVLAD; translated from the coding sequence ATGGGAAGAGCATTCGAATTCAGAAAGGCTAGAAAAATGAAGCGTTGGAGCTCAATGGCCAAAACCTTCACAAGAATTGGAAAAGATATCGTGATCGCGGTAAAAGAAGGTGGCCCCGACCCCAGCAGTAATTCGCGTTTGCGTGCGGTGATCCAAAACGCCAAAGCGGCCAATATGCCAAAGGCCAACGTGGAAAGTGCCATCAAACGAGCGAGCTCGAAGGATCAGGAAAACTATATCGAAGTGGTTTTGGAAGGTTACGGGCTGCACGGGGTGGCGGTTCTGGTCGAATGCACCACCGACAACAACAACCGCACCGTGGCCAATGTGCGAAGTTATTTCAACAAAACCGGAGGAAGCTTGGGCACAACGGGCATGCTCGACTTTATTTTCGAAAGAAAATGTGTTTTCAAAGTGGTAAACAAAGGCACGGATTTGGAAGAGCTTGAACTTGAGCTGATTGATTTTGGTGTAGACGATGTGTTTTTGGATGATGAGCACAATCAAATAAACATTTACGGCGAATTCAAAGCCTACGGCGATGTGCAGAAATACCTCGAAGAGAATGGATTTGAAATCGAAAGTTCGGGATTTGAGCGTATACCCTTGGATACGAAAACCTTGAGCGAAACCGATGCCGAAGATATAGATAAACTGCTCGAAAAACTGGAAGAAGACGAGGATGTGCAGAATGTGTACCACAATATGGTGCTCGCCGATTAA
- the cas2 gene encoding CRISPR-associated endonuclease Cas2, with product MYVILVYDIGKRRVTKMLKHCRKYLNWIQNSVFEGEISKARLTEMLDQAYEIMDDEEDSIIVFKSKNKEWLEKEILGFERQSTSNML from the coding sequence ATGTATGTTATCTTAGTCTACGATATTGGTAAAAGGCGAGTGACCAAAATGTTGAAGCACTGCCGGAAATATCTCAACTGGATTCAGAATTCGGTTTTTGAAGGCGAGATTTCAAAAGCAAGGTTAACGGAGATGCTTGATCAAGCCTATGAGATAATGGATGACGAAGAAGACAGCATTATCGTTTTTAAGAGTAAAAATAAGGAGTGGCTCGAAAAAGAGATTCTGGGATTTGAGCGGCAAAGTACAAGCAATATGCTTTAG
- a CDS encoding rhomboid family intramembrane serine protease: MSISLLLVLITVGISLYAWRNPGLQSKWIHNPYYANTNKEYYRLLSSGFIHADFLHLFFNMYALYLFGDVVVQYFTYLFGGKGTVYFLLLYLLGIVIANLPDFVKHKNHLGFNSLGASGGVSAVVFCSVILNPMMELMIFPIPLPMPGYIFAVVYMGYSIYMEKRQMDNVNHMAHLWGALWGVVFILVADPNALSRFVNQISLPF, encoded by the coding sequence ATGTCTATATCGCTTCTTTTGGTTTTAATCACCGTAGGGATAAGTCTTTATGCTTGGCGAAACCCCGGGCTGCAATCTAAATGGATTCACAACCCTTATTATGCCAATACCAACAAAGAATATTATCGCTTGTTGAGTTCGGGTTTTATTCACGCCGATTTTCTGCATTTGTTTTTCAATATGTACGCACTTTATCTCTTTGGCGATGTAGTGGTGCAGTATTTTACCTACCTTTTTGGCGGAAAGGGCACAGTCTATTTTTTGCTTTTGTATCTGTTGGGCATTGTTATTGCCAATTTGCCGGATTTTGTGAAACATAAAAACCACTTGGGCTTCAACTCTTTGGGGGCTTCGGGTGGAGTTTCGGCTGTGGTTTTCTGTTCGGTGATTTTGAATCCCATGATGGAATTGATGATTTTTCCGATTCCACTGCCCATGCCGGGCTATATTTTTGCGGTTGTTTACATGGGCTATTCCATTTACATGGAAAAACGGCAAATGGACAATGTGAACCATATGGCTCACCTTTGGGGGGCTTTGTGGGGAGTGGTCTTCATTTTGGTGGCCGATCCGAATGCTCTTTCGCGTTTCGTCAATCAAATCAGTTTGCCCTTTTAA
- a CDS encoding DUF1684 domain-containing protein has protein sequence MKNPKITKSPFAKRIICAIALLFCTQSLFAQNYAQELADFRKNYKADFLKDDHSPLKEEDLAYLDFYPPNESLKVKCEFEAIESSDTFELPTSSGKTKTYMVFGQLVFKIKAKSYRLNVYRSLALMKNPLYKDYLFIPFRDKTNGKSTYGAGRYLDLRMKELGDEIYLDFNKAYNPYCAYSLGYSCPIPPQENTLPLKIKAGEKKYKKELDH, from the coding sequence ATGAAGAATCCGAAAATTACGAAAAGCCCCTTTGCAAAACGAATTATTTGTGCGATTGCCCTGCTTTTTTGCACGCAAAGCCTATTCGCCCAAAATTATGCTCAAGAGCTTGCCGATTTTCGGAAGAACTACAAAGCCGACTTCCTGAAAGACGACCATTCGCCTTTAAAAGAAGAAGATTTGGCCTATCTCGATTTTTATCCGCCAAACGAAAGCCTGAAAGTGAAGTGCGAGTTTGAAGCCATAGAGTCGAGCGATACTTTTGAATTGCCGACTTCAAGTGGAAAAACTAAAACGTATATGGTTTTTGGTCAACTCGTTTTCAAGATAAAGGCAAAAAGCTATCGATTAAACGTGTACCGAAGCTTGGCTTTGATGAAAAATCCCCTGTACAAAGATTATCTTTTCATTCCTTTTCGGGATAAAACAAATGGAAAATCAACCTATGGTGCGGGCAGATATCTCGATTTACGCATGAAAGAATTGGGCGATGAAATCTATCTCGATTTCAACAAAGCCTACAATCCGTATTGTGCATACTCTCTGGGCTACAGTTGCCCCATTCCGCCGCAGGAAAATACACTTCCTTTGAAAATAAAGGCTGGAGAAAAGAAATACAAGAAAGAACTAGACCATTGA
- the tpiA gene encoding triose-phosphate isomerase yields MRTKYAAGNWKMNKTFEEGKILFSEVTNMVKDELVNPNVKVVMGVPFPYLSSFANLINTEKVALAAQNCHPKASGAYTGETSVPMLKSVGVSYVIIGHSERREYFEESDAFIAQKVDSILAEELTPIFCCGETLAQREDGVHFDFVRGQLSNSLFHLSADALKKVVIAYEPIWAIGTGVTASSEQAQEMHKVLRDHLASKYGQEVADEVSILYGGSVKPNNAEELFAQPDVDGGLVGGASLDSRGFTDIAKSFPG; encoded by the coding sequence ATGAGAACAAAATACGCTGCAGGTAACTGGAAAATGAACAAAACTTTTGAAGAGGGAAAAATCCTTTTCTCAGAAGTGACAAACATGGTAAAAGACGAATTGGTAAACCCGAATGTGAAAGTGGTGATGGGCGTACCTTTCCCATACCTGAGTTCATTTGCCAATTTGATCAACACAGAAAAAGTAGCTTTGGCGGCACAAAACTGCCATCCAAAGGCTTCTGGAGCCTACACAGGTGAAACTTCTGTGCCCATGCTGAAATCTGTGGGCGTAAGCTACGTGATTATCGGGCACAGCGAAAGACGTGAGTATTTCGAAGAGTCAGACGCCTTTATCGCTCAGAAAGTTGACTCGATCTTGGCCGAAGAGCTAACACCCATTTTTTGCTGCGGCGAAACGCTCGCCCAAAGAGAAGACGGTGTGCATTTCGATTTTGTACGCGGACAATTGAGCAACAGCCTTTTCCACCTTTCTGCCGATGCTTTGAAAAAAGTAGTAATTGCCTACGAACCCATCTGGGCGATCGGTACGGGCGTAACAGCTTCGAGTGAGCAAGCTCAGGAGATGCACAAAGTATTGCGTGATCACTTGGCCAGCAAATACGGTCAAGAGGTGGCCGACGAGGTGTCTATCCTTTACGGTGGAAGTGTGAAGCCAAACAATGCCGAAGAGCTTTTTGCACAGCCAGATGTGGATGGTGGCCTTGTGGGCGGTGCTTCTTTGGATTCAAGAGGATTTACGGATATTGCGAAGTCTTTTCCGGGATAA
- the cas1b gene encoding type I-B CRISPR-associated endonuclease Cas1b — translation MKKTYYLFNPGRLSRKDNTLKFTPVDEDGKEGQPRYLPVENVNDLYVFGSLDANSALYNFLGKQSIAVHFFDYYEHYTGSFMPKDYLLAGKMQIAQTQYYLSAKKRMPLARSFVRGAALNMLKNLQYYNRREKDLNQTIGQIEALMLQIPEYNKIDQLMGLEGNIRQAYYQAFDTIINDFEMGTRTKQPPQNEVNTLISFGNMMCYTACLGQIYHTQLNPTISFLHEPGYRRYSLALDLAEIFKPLLVDRTIFSLLNKRQVKSSDFRHELNRCVLKDSARKEFVKAFEEKLSDTIQHRSLGRSVSYKHLIKLECYKLTKHLLGAEGYVPFKAWW, via the coding sequence ATGAAAAAGACCTACTACCTCTTCAATCCCGGCCGCCTTTCAAGAAAGGACAATACGCTGAAATTCACTCCGGTGGACGAAGATGGTAAAGAAGGACAACCCCGCTATTTGCCGGTGGAAAATGTAAACGACTTGTATGTTTTTGGCAGTCTGGATGCTAACTCCGCTCTTTATAACTTTCTGGGAAAGCAGAGTATCGCCGTCCATTTCTTTGATTATTACGAACACTACACAGGTTCTTTCATGCCAAAAGATTACCTGCTGGCCGGTAAGATGCAGATAGCCCAAACCCAATATTACCTTTCTGCCAAAAAGCGGATGCCCCTGGCCCGTTCCTTTGTTCGGGGTGCGGCACTGAATATGCTTAAAAACCTGCAATACTATAACCGAAGAGAGAAAGACCTTAACCAAACGATCGGTCAAATAGAAGCTTTGATGTTACAAATTCCGGAATACAATAAAATTGATCAATTAATGGGTTTGGAGGGCAATATCAGGCAGGCTTATTATCAGGCCTTTGATACCATTATCAACGATTTTGAAATGGGCACTCGCACCAAGCAACCTCCGCAAAACGAAGTGAACACATTGATTTCTTTTGGGAATATGATGTGTTACACGGCTTGTTTGGGTCAGATTTATCATACACAGCTCAACCCCACCATCAGCTTTTTACACGAACCCGGTTACCGAAGGTATTCACTGGCTTTGGATTTGGCAGAAATTTTTAAGCCCCTGCTGGTGGATAGAACCATCTTTAGTTTGTTGAACAAAAGGCAAGTCAAATCCTCCGATTTCCGGCACGAGCTTAATCGATGCGTGCTGAAAGACAGTGCCCGAAAAGAGTTTGTAAAGGCTTTTGAAGAGAAGCTTAGCGATACCATTCAACACCGAAGTCTGGGGCGTTCGGTGAGTTACAAACACCTGATCAAATTGGAATGTTACAAACTGACAAAACATTTACTGGGAGCAGAGGGGTATGTTCCTTTTAAGGCGTGGTGGTGA